A single region of the Syngnathus acus chromosome 6, fSynAcu1.2, whole genome shotgun sequence genome encodes:
- the foxb1a gene encoding forkhead box protein B1a, with amino-acid sequence MPRPGRNTYSDQKPPYSYISLTAMAIQSCPEKMLPLSEIYKFIMDRFPYYRENTQRWQNSLRHNLSFNDCFIKIPRRPDQPGKGSFWALHPSCGDMFENGSFLRRRKRFKVLGASDHLAPSKQSDAAHYLQQQAKLRLSALQAATGTHLPQMSTYNLGVSQTSTFKHPFAIENIIAREYKVPGSLAFSTMQSMSAGYPLHNQLTTAWPHMYNSGVMDTAAPISMAPSDYSAYGVPIKSLCHGAQTLPAIPVPIKPTPTSMAGFSALPHHLPAFLSNSPQSLSPTSPQTATSQSSPATPSETLTSPATLQSVAVH; translated from the coding sequence ATGCCTCGTCCGGGGAGAAACACGTACAGCGACCAGAAGCCGCCGTATTCGTACATCTCTCTGACGGCCATGGCCATCCAGAGCTGCCCGGAGAAGATGCTCCCGTTGAGTGAAATCTACAAGTTCATCATGGATCGCTTCCCTTACTACCGAGAAAATACGCAGCGGTGGCAGAACTCGCTGAGGCACAACTTGTCCTTCAACGACTGCTTCATCAAAATCCCCCGGCGCCCCGACCAGCCGGGCAAAGGCAGCTTCTGGGCGCTGCACCCCAGCTGCGGGGACATGTTCGAAAACGGCAGTTTCTTGAGACGTCGCAAACGCTTCAAGGTGCTGGGCGCTTCCGACCACCTGGCCCCCAGCAAGCAGTCCGACGCCGCCCACTACCTCCAGCAGCAGGCCAAGCTGCGGCTGAGCGCGCTGCAGGCGGCCACCGGCACGCACCTGCCCCAGATGTCCACCTACAACCTGGGCGTGTCCCAGACCTCCACCTTCAAGCACCCGTTCGCTATCGAGAACATCATCGCCAGAGAGTATAAAGTCCCCGGGAGCTTGGCCTTCTCCACCATGCAGTCCATGTCGGCCGGCTACCCGCTGCACAACCAGCTCACCACGGCCTGGCCGCACATGTACAACAGCGGCGTGATGGACACGGCGGCGCCCATCTCCATGGCGCCGAGCGACTACAGCGCCTACGGTGTGCCCATAAAGTCGCTGTGTCACGGGGCGCAGACTCTACCGGCCATCCCGGTGCCCATCAAGCCCACGCCCACCTCCATGGCCGGCTTCTcggcgctcccgcaccacctgCCCGCTTTCCTGTCCAACTCGCCGCAGTCCCTGAGCCCGACCTCCCCACAGACTGCCACCAGCCAAAGCAGCCCCGCCACCCCCAGCGAGACGCTCACCAGCCCGGCCACGCTCCAGTCGGTGGCCGTGCACTGA